cagcccctctgccctccctctcgcTGCTGCaccactctgcctctctctcaacAGTTCCCCTCCCCACTACTTCCCCAGCTCACTCAGCCTCCTTGCCATCGTCCATATGGGTCTGGGGACCTTGGGTCTTCTGAGCGGGCAGCAGGCGGGGCAGGGTTGCCTCATCCTCCTGCCCTGACGCTGGGCGGCCGAGGCTGCAGCACCAGCCCAGGCTTCTCCTTTCTGTTTTTTGAGACCTTCCTCTGGACTGGTCGGCCCCACTTGCTCCCCAGACTCCGTGTGCTCCCCCAGCCGTGCCCACCCAGCCCCTCTGCAGGCCACggaccctgcccctcctcctctcaactctgctctctgccctcccctcccccaagttGTCTTTTCCTAACTTCCTCACCCCTGATCCTGCTTCCCCTCAGCACATTTCATTTCTGCagccttccccaccttcctcggCTGCTCGCCCAGGATCTCCTTTTGCCTCTGACCAGgaattcccctctcctccccacttcttttcttttctcccccagacgctccttctctcactcctgcccctttcccatcttcccaggaatcctgctccccttccccgccgACACCAGAACGTTCCTCTTCTCCGTCGGCCTCACCGCTCTCGGCCCCGAATCCCACGTCTCCTCTATTCTCATCCGCAGCCCCCTCGTCCCCTGatcctgcttctccattctccccctgccccctggtctctgccttcccaccccttgcctgccccctccgttccccttcctctcctgctccctcctcgatcgcttctgcccccttcaccccctcccggggcccagcccccagctccctggGCCCCGACCCCCGGAAAAGACCCCGGAAGGTGTGCCgctcctccaccctctttcttctcatcctctctcccagcagcCTCAGCTCCTTCTTCACGGCTGCGGCCAGGGTCGGGTCCAGCCGGGCCGCCCGCAGGAAGTCTGTCCGGGCCTCCTCCTCGTCCCACACGGCCGCGTGGGCCTTGGCGCGCTTGAAATAGGCTTTGACGTTCCctgagggggcagggctggggttggCGGGAGGGCTGCTGACCGGGGGTGTCCGGGGAGGGAACCGGGAGAACCCGGCGATGAGGCCGGGCGGACCCCGAACCGTAATTCCACCGTTCCCACCCAAGAGGTGCCAAGGCAGAAGGCGGCGGCGATGGGACCGCACTTGTCGGAATGATGGCCGAGAGGTAAGGACAGCCAGGATGGGGGTTAGAGTTGGGGCTACAGTAAggggctagaataataataattgcggtatttgttaagcaactactatgtgcaaaacactgtactattcactgggttagatgcaagataattagataagacacagtccctgtctttcaaggggctcacaggttcAGAGACCACTTAGcgaagccccactttacagatgaggaaactgagacacggagaaactaagtgacttgcccgaggtcacatagcctagtggcagaagtgggattagaacccgggtcctcagacATCCAGGCCTGGAGTCCCAATCCAGCCAGAAGCTCTTGCTAGCACTGTGTGGGAGCCAACATAGAAGTGAACGGGGGTGGGTGTGTgcgggaaggagggggagtggCGGGCGgaaagcaggaggggagggggcttccgaCCTGGGTCCTTCTGGAGGAGGGCGGTGGTGTGCTGCAGCACCTCGTAGTGCTCCCCCAGCTCCAGCTGGCACTGGCAGTAGTTGAGGATGAGCGGCGTGAGAAGCCCTTCCAGGTGGCACCAGGAGTCCTCCAGGGGCTTCtcctggtcagtcaatcaatcaacggtatctactgagcgcttgctgcgtgcggacCACTGGAGGagaaggctggaggagggggctggcggcggggcctggggccggggcAGAGCCCCCCTCCACACCACCGCCTCGGGGTCGGCTGAGCCTCCGGTGCCGCCTGGAGTAGCCCATCCTGGCTCCCTGCCCGGGCTTCCTCTGCAGGGCCCCGGGCCCAGCGGGAGCACGGCTTTCCCttgggaaaagagggggagagtggagtGGCTGGAAGCCTCGCTCCAACGCTCCTCCATTCCCTCTTGGGATGAGCCAAGGCTTCACCCAGCCCCGGACGCCCCACCCCTGACCTGGTGGAGCTAGCCTGACCCTGCTGCCTACATGGGAGGAGACCCAgaactcctccctcaaccccccgaGCTGGTgtataatgcttagtacagtggtctgcacacaataggcgctcgaTAAGAACCTCTGACTTTCTCTCCAAGACCGTGCCCCAAGGGGCCCTCTCGACTGAGCTGGGTGGCAAAGCGGGGGCGGTCAGACCACAGAGGGACTTGACCACCCCCCAGTCAGGGCAAGGAGCTCCCCGGGATGTGGCCTTTGGGAGTGCTGTGCCAGAGGCCCCAGATTCTGTTCCCACAGGCCTCCCCTGGGCTCCGCGGCCACCGACCGCCTCACGGAAGGCCACTGCCGCCCCGACGCAGACCCCGTGGCCCCCACCTTAGCCTGGAGGGTGCGGAGACAGACGACCGCCTCCTGGTACTTGGCGGCCGCCTCGCGGAACTTCCTCTGCAGGACCAGCCGGTTGCCCTGGGCGTGGAGCAGGGGCACGGCCTGCAGCTTCTCTTCGGGGTTCATGGCCCAGGTGTCACGCTCGTAGGACCAGGGGGCTTCCACCTGGTCGGGAGAGACCGCAGCCACCTGCACCTCCCGGCCTTCTCCTCAAGGGAGGCACGGGGAGACGCCCACCTCGGGCACCTGAGGATCCAGGCTCCGGTCAACTCAGgtccgccctctctccctcccttcccatggGCTTCCCCTAGCCGGCCGTAGAGTGGGTGGGACCGTGGGGGCCCCGGAAGGCAGCAATCGGCTCTGCCCGGGagctcctgggggtgggggcaggaggtcCCTCCTCACCTTGAGCAGCTCCATGACAAAGATGAGGGGCTGCGGGCTTCTCTGCAGCTCGTCCAGGTCGCCGTAGCCCGTGCTGTGGTAGTCAAACAAGTTGCCCATGCCGCAGCGGTGCCGCTGCCCCTCGGCCGGGTCCCTGCCCTCTGCGATCCTCCTCATACTACTGGACACGAGCGCGTACAAGCCTGTGTGCTGCAAGCGGGAGTGATGGTGGTGCCCTGGCCAGTGCCCGCGGCCAGCCGCCAGCGCTGTGGGGGGGGTCTCTGCAGCAGCGACTAGGCAGCCCAGGTGGAGGTCCGTGTGGGTCTGTGGACCCACCCCATAAAAAGACCGTTTCCTCATTTAACGCGACTTTTCCCCGGGGCTCCCTCAGCCACGGAAAGGAATACCCTGCTCTGTGTGTGGGGGAGATACTGGTACCTGTCTGGGATTATAAATTTCAAACTTGTTCTCACCATTTCCCCTGCAGTGACGGAGGTCCCACTTTCTCCGGGGGTGGGGCACGGGGGAAATGGTGTGTCCTTATCCTTGTCTCCACAggggtgggagccagagatcaagCTTCCTGAAGAATGTTTGGGGGCTAAGCTAACACCTGCCCCAGGTTAATGGCAGCCCATCACTCCCTGCTGAACTCCCCACCCGCACCCCAACCCCGATCTGGGCTGCTGTGACGTTGGGAGCGGACAGGAATTTCCACAGCTCGAATCCAGGCCCCAGGAGGTGTTTCCACCCAGCTCTCCTTGGACAAAGAAAGGGAGACCAAAGGATGCAAAAAGGCAGGGCAGGGCCCAACCACTGCCATGGCGATGCTCTTTTTGGGGACCATTCCCTGAAGCACCAGAAGGCTCCTAACTCAGGGATTTCCCTTTGGAGACCAAGCAGAGCTTCTGGCTCTGGGCGGGCCTAATGGGGAGGGGGCCCAAAAGGGACAGGTCACATCGACTAGCCCAGGGtgtgtcctctcccttctccccttcccccgccgtcAGAGCCCCTCCCGGAGGAACAGTGGGTCCAAAGGCCCGGGTGACATTTCAGAGGGACCGCAGGTGGCCCCAGCAAGCAGCTGCCCGATCCCAGCCCCGGGGGCCAGCGGCCGGGGCCCCGACTCACCACCGCGTCGCACCAGAACTCGGCCACCTCTCCGAGCCTCATGGAGGTGAGCAGGGTCTCCCACACCTCCATCTTGAAGAGCTTCCCCACGACCAGCTCCACGGGGGCCCCCGCCTTGCGGCTGTCGTCGATCGCCGTGCGCTCCGAGTCGTCCTTGAGCGTCATGAAGTGGAAGGTGACCTGGGGCATGAGAGGCTCCCTGCCGACAGGCCCCCCCGCAAGAGGAGGGCCTCCCGACAGCACTGTGGCCACCCCGGGACGGTGGGGAAGGGAGTCCGCCTCCAGAGTGCGTAAATCCCCTCGGAGGGAAAATGGCCGATGCTGGGATCGCCTGCTCCCTGGGCAAGGAGCCCCAACCCCTCGGTGGACCCAGGTACCCTCTGCCCCCTCCGTGTCCGATAAGACGatcgctctccctaccttcaaagtcgcgttaaatcccatctcctccattaaATCCCATCCTCTTCTGGGAaggactaagcccttatttcctctactccctctcccttctgcactgtccctgcacttgaatttgcagcctttattcacccctccctcagcctcacagcacttattaatAGCATGGAtactaggagcagcatggcctactggaaagagcacaggcctgggagctggaggacctgggttctaatattaataataacgatggtatctattaagcgcttactatgtgccaagcactgttctaatagctggtacaaggtgatcaggttgtcccacggggggctcacagtcttaatccccattttacagatgaggtcactgaggcacagaaaagtgaagtgacttgcccagtcacacagctgacaagtggcagagccggaattagaacccacaacctctgactcccaggcccgtgctcttttcactaaggcacactgcttcacttatatgctgtgtgaccttgggcaagtcacttctctgggcctcagtttcctcacctgtaaaatcaaattcaatccctgttctccttcctacttacattgagcacaggagctgtgtccaacatgcttaacttgtagctaccccagagcatataacagtgcttaataataataataataataataataataataataatactgatggcatttgtttagcgcttactatgtgcaaggcactattctaagcactggggggtatacaaggtgatcaggttgtctcacgtgggctcagtcttcatccctattttacagatgaggtcactgaggctcagagaagttaagtgacttgcccaaagtcacagagctgacaagtggcagagctgggattagaacccacgacctctgacatccaagcccgggctccaaacagtaagtgcttaacaaacactacaattattattgtagctgcaattcatttatattaacatctgcctccaggtagattgaaagctccctgtgggcagtgggtgtgtctgccaactgcctTACTGtagttgcccaagtgcttagtacagtgagcagcacacagtaagcactcaaaatcccatggatcgattgatcccggggcctgggagcaACGCAGGAGTCGGCTGGAGCTGGGACTGGTTGTGCTGGTGCCTGCTCTATGCCAGGCATGGAGAGATTTCAGcaccccaacccagcccagccagCTGACACCCCcgttccagcccccagccccagggctaATTGGGGGATCTCTCTCCAGGTAGCTTGCTTGCCAAACTTGGCCGGGGCTCACAtccctccctagccactgcccagaaTCCCAGCTCAAAaggcccagccccatcccctcacTCTTGCCAATGGTTAAACCCCGAAAGGGCACGCACTTAACTATAAAACCTTTCCCACGTTTCTGACGGCGGGTGAAGGTGGACAGGGAGCGGGTGACGAGAGGATGGGTCACGATCCCTCgcaacccccgccccaccccaactACGAGAGGAAGCCGGGTTGGGGTCGGAGCAGGGTCTGGTCAAGGCTGCTGCACCCCGGTGCCTCCGAGGGGTCCAGTCCAAGCTCCCGTGCAGCAGGCCCCTTCCGCACCATTACCTTGCTCCCATCGTGGAAGGCGGGCAGCTCCCCCAGGCCTCCGTGCAGGATCTTCTTCCTGACGCCCTCCATGCCGAGCAGCACTATTTCATCCATACTGGGGATGGGCTCTCCCGCCTCGCTGGGAGCGGTCGCCTCCGTGGTCCCCGGAATTATCAGCCGGAGCCCCTTCCCAGCTGCTTTATGACGGCGGCGGCAGCCGGGGTCTGAAACTGCCCCTTTAATCCCTCCCCACCCGGCTTCCCCGACAAATCCCATTTGGTTAATCGGGGAATTTTCTGCTCAACTCATTACAGGGGCTTCACTCTTGCCCtagtcctgtctctcctcctggcATCCTCTGCACAGGTAGACACCCTGTGCATTaataatcccccctcctccacccaggaCCCCAAAATCTGGTCTCGGGACTCTGAGGGCTCAGCGGCTCCAGGCTTTGAGTCAGCCAGTTTGGGAAGGCcgagggcggagccggaatctgCATAAAAGGGACGGTGCTCCACTCTCAGTGAGGGGAAACGGTCTTTGGATCTGAAACGCCCCACGTCCACCGGGACCTTCCAGACCAAATACGAGCAGGGAAGGGCCAGCCCTTTAGACGGGAATCCGtttctcccaacctcctccccggctGTGGGGAGGTGTAATTTTTGGCCATAAGGCAAACTGTTTTGGGGGGAGGTTTCCAAGGCCCCATTGGAAGCCCCggtccttctgccccctctcCGCCCGTGCTCCCAGACCGCCCAGGACAGGGATCGGTCACTTTTATTTCCCACGGCAGGAATCAGCCGGTCTTGGGAATGGACTGACAGCTCACCTGGAGGGAGGAGATACTCCGAGCCGAGAGATGAGGGCGAGGCTACAATGCCTGCACATAGGACATATAGCCTCAGGGCTATAAATTCACCTTGGgaagattcatccattcaattgtatttattaagcgcttactatgtgcaaagcactgtactaaggacttaggagagtacgatagaacagacgcattccctgcccacaacgagctcacatgcAGCAGAGTTGAGGGGCCCAGAGCAGGGGGTCCCCAGGGTGGGGGATCCTCGGAGCAGTTTGGAAGAAAACGACTTTCACGCCGGGGCAGGGGACAGCCATCTTCCTGACCGCCACCGATCTTCAGCCAgctgtcgcccccccccccccccgacccggacACCAAACTCCATTCCCGCTCTCGACCGTGAGGCGGGGGCATGCAAGAGTACCAGAAGGAGGCTTCGCCTGGGCTTCCCCTGCCCGTTTGCGTTCTGTGTTGGCATAGCTGGCTGGcagctggggggcaggggtagCTGACCCCCAGGAGCCAGGTCTCACTTCTCCAGGAGGGAGTCCATCTGTTCCTGCAGGGAGCTGAGCTGTGGGGAGAAAGCAGAGGGACATGAAGCACGTACTCAGACCAAGCCTGTCGCAGGCCGGAGAGAGGGCTGGGATGACTTCTCTCCCACAGGGCGACCCGGGGGGCCCCTCTCTGCTGGGGGACGCCAGATGAGGGAGGGGCCGTGTGGTCCCGGGTTAGCGGGAAGCC
This window of the Ornithorhynchus anatinus isolate Pmale09 chromosome 6, mOrnAna1.pri.v4, whole genome shotgun sequence genome carries:
- the LOC100082750 gene encoding aryl-hydrocarbon-interacting protein-like 1 — its product is MGFVGEAGWGGIKGAVSDPGCRRRHKAAGKGLRLIIPGTTEATAPSEAGEPIPSMDEIVLLGMEGVRKKILHGGLGELPAFHDGSKVTFHFMTLKDDSERTAIDDSRKAGAPVELVVGKLFKMEVWETLLTSMRLGEVAEFWCDAVHTGLYALVSSSMRRIAEGRDPAEGQRHRCGMGNLFDYHSTGYGDLDELQRSPQPLIFVMELLKVEAPWSYERDTWAMNPEEKLQAVPLLHAQGNRLVLQRKFREAAAKYQEAVVCLRTLQAKEKPLEDSWCHLEGLLTPLILNYCQCQLELGEHYEVLQHTTALLQKDPGNVKAYFKRAKAHAAVWDEEEARTDFLRAARLDPTLAAAVKKELRLLGERMRRKRVEERHTFRGLFRGSGPRELGAGRHPTLLSFCYLPTAANFSSASEFGNPHTPTQKP